Proteins from a single region of Synergistales bacterium:
- a CDS encoding ABC transporter substrate-binding protein encodes MDHLRTGLLVALAALVASALAVGASTGGDVASPAPESAGRTERTAPPDYARGFTVSERDGTTLLTVPHPWKGGPEQRYLLVPRDKPLPDIDVQDATVVRTPPTRVVSLSTLYTAALHRLGVADRIVGQADTNLLYNSELRNRVQRGEIDSVGPSSSIQPEPIMALEPDVVFAYAVGDAAYDTLRRIRATGVPVVLLAGYLEQHPLGRAEWLRFLGYFFGKEEAAGQHIRRIAARYTTLSRRANREGEAPSVLANIPYQGTWYAPGGGSYLAHLLTDAGALYPWRDTPSAGSLPLTFEAVYEKALGTDFWVHVGSFRSISGLLDTDPRYGRFRAVREGRVYNNDARIGPGGGNDFYESGFLHPERILADLVTIFHPELLPHRDLFYYRQLPREDDD; translated from the coding sequence ATGGACCACCTTCGGACGGGCCTGCTTGTCGCACTGGCCGCGCTAGTCGCCTCGGCCCTGGCCGTGGGCGCCTCTACCGGAGGAGACGTCGCATCCCCCGCCCCGGAGTCAGCGGGACGGACAGAGAGAACGGCTCCGCCGGACTACGCAAGAGGTTTCACCGTGAGCGAGCGCGACGGGACGACGCTCCTGACGGTGCCCCATCCCTGGAAGGGAGGTCCCGAACAGCGCTATCTGCTCGTTCCTCGGGACAAACCGCTTCCCGATATCGACGTGCAGGACGCCACGGTGGTCCGCACACCACCCACACGGGTGGTCTCCCTCTCCACACTGTACACGGCGGCGCTCCACCGCCTTGGGGTCGCCGACCGTATCGTCGGCCAGGCGGACACCAATCTGCTCTACAACAGCGAACTCCGCAACCGCGTACAAAGAGGTGAAATCGACAGCGTCGGCCCCTCCAGCTCCATCCAGCCGGAACCCATCATGGCGCTGGAACCGGACGTGGTCTTCGCCTACGCCGTCGGCGACGCCGCCTACGACACCCTCCGGCGGATCCGGGCAACAGGCGTTCCCGTGGTGCTGCTGGCAGGCTATCTGGAACAGCACCCCCTGGGACGGGCGGAATGGCTGCGCTTTCTGGGGTATTTCTTTGGGAAGGAAGAGGCCGCGGGGCAACACATCCGGCGGATCGCAGCACGGTACACCACCCTCTCCCGCAGGGCGAACCGGGAGGGCGAGGCGCCCTCGGTCCTGGCCAATATCCCCTACCAGGGGACATGGTATGCCCCCGGCGGCGGGAGCTACCTGGCCCATCTGCTCACAGACGCCGGAGCCCTCTATCCCTGGCGGGACACCCCATCCGCCGGCAGCCTCCCGCTCACCTTCGAGGCGGTCTACGAGAAGGCCCTGGGCACCGACTTCTGGGTGCATGTCGGCTCCTTCCGCTCCATCAGCGGGCTCCTGGACACCGACCCGCGCTACGGACGCTTCCGGGCCGTCCGGGAAGGCCGGGTCTACAACAACGACGCCCGGATCGGCCCGGGGGGCGGCAACGACTTCTACGAGAGCGGCTTCCTCCATCCCGAGCGGATCCTGGCCGACCTGGTAACCATATTCCATCCGGAGCTGCTTCCCCACCGCGATCTCTTCTACTACCGCCAGCTGCCCCGGGAGGACGACGACTAA
- a CDS encoding iron ABC transporter permease: MLFAFLAVLCGLAFLLDIALGSVTIPFEEIVTILAGGETGHPSWRSIVVDLRLPGALTALCAGAALALGGLQMQTLFQNPLAGPYVLGINAGASLGVALVVLASSLAASAAGIYGTTIAACLGSALVLAVVLWVARYLRSNMALLLLGVMLGYATQALVSILMHLSSAQQLQSYILWSFGSFRSVTWEELALLGGVVMLGAAAAGTQLKGLNLLLLGERYARTMGLETARTRALLIVSTALLAGGVTAFCGPIAFLGVAIPHLCRGLFATGDHRVLFPACVLLGGTVALAADLLSQLPGTPLSLPLNAVTSLIGAPVVIWILVSSRSGKGAVE; the protein is encoded by the coding sequence CTGCTCTTCGCGTTCCTGGCAGTGCTCTGCGGACTGGCCTTCCTGCTGGATATCGCGCTGGGGAGCGTGACCATCCCCTTTGAGGAGATCGTCACCATCCTCGCCGGCGGCGAGACGGGCCACCCAAGCTGGCGCAGCATTGTGGTGGACCTGCGGCTGCCGGGCGCCCTGACGGCCCTCTGTGCCGGGGCGGCCCTGGCTCTGGGCGGCCTGCAGATGCAGACGCTCTTCCAGAACCCTCTGGCCGGTCCCTATGTGCTGGGGATCAACGCCGGCGCCTCCCTGGGGGTGGCCCTGGTGGTGCTCGCCTCCAGCCTCGCCGCGTCCGCGGCCGGGATCTACGGCACCACCATCGCCGCCTGCCTCGGCTCGGCGCTGGTCCTCGCCGTGGTCCTCTGGGTGGCGCGCTACCTCCGCAGCAATATGGCGCTCCTCCTTCTGGGGGTCATGCTGGGGTACGCCACCCAGGCGCTGGTGTCGATCCTGATGCACCTCAGCAGCGCCCAGCAGCTCCAGTCCTACATCCTCTGGAGCTTCGGCAGCTTCAGAAGCGTTACCTGGGAGGAACTCGCGCTCCTGGGGGGTGTCGTCATGCTGGGGGCGGCGGCGGCGGGGACACAGCTCAAGGGATTGAACCTGCTTCTGCTGGGAGAGCGCTACGCCCGCACCATGGGGCTCGAAACGGCGCGGACCAGGGCGCTCCTCATCGTCAGCACGGCACTGCTCGCCGGAGGGGTGACGGCATTCTGCGGCCCCATCGCCTTCCTCGGCGTGGCCATCCCCCACCTCTGCCGGGGGCTCTTCGCCACCGGCGACCATCGGGTGCTCTTCCCGGCCTGCGTTCTTCTGGGCGGCACGGTGGCCCTGGCGGCCGATCTGCTCAGCCAGCTCCCCGGGACCCCCCTCTCTCTGCCGCTCAACGCCGTCACCTCGCTCATCGGCGCCCCTGTGGTGATCTGGATTCTGGTCTCCAGCCGGTCAGGCAAGGGGGCGGTAGAATGA
- a CDS encoding TonB-dependent receptor, with translation MRRKEPKPLFCILGASLVTLLASGGVAAAAQSLPMLVVRSSPYPAGQERSPGSVTVLHPERMKGEFKTLPDLLEQSVGVHVMELRGRGGYSTASVRGSTAAQVAVYVDGVLQNLGSETAVDLSTIPLDSVERIEVYRGHVPARFGISGTGAVVDIITKEAEEAQQSITAGVGANGEWKSAFRYAESDGDGSLLVEGAADGSEGDFRYRNDNGTPYNPDDDYSATRRNNAYRNRNLLVKWSDGPWKTRLAWKDRNRELPLPAPGNDKGPKIEGATLDTERIAFDVGRDMGGGDIRWAWNLRYLNQEKRFDDPNDTLGMYSQRHNRYNTDRFSAGIEASTLLGGNHLVELFADHSREELDIRGDVVQTLGGQSSYTRDTTALTLSDSIYLLPDQSLTVVPLLRWNDVDGTGELSWSLATNWMFAPQWRLKASWGRYYRSPNLYELYGDGATLLPNEDLDWEENHQWDIGLHWEGTLMGTTTQAGLTYFNRRTDNLIEYVMINPRYGHYKNIGEAFVQGLELETALYGDLWDLTLSYTWMDSENRSEGYRDGNVLPHRPENSLYARYSRLLSPRLRSYLEVEYTGDNYFDDAETIRFEDLTQVNLGARWQLDGQTVLTAGVDDLFDETADTRLLPTGSGTDRLSWYPLPGRRWHLSVTWNF, from the coding sequence ATGAGACGAAAGGAACCGAAGCCACTGTTTTGCATTCTTGGGGCAAGCCTTGTCACCCTCCTGGCGTCCGGCGGTGTCGCGGCAGCGGCGCAGAGCCTCCCCATGCTGGTCGTCCGTTCCTCGCCCTACCCCGCCGGCCAGGAACGTTCCCCCGGCAGCGTCACCGTGCTCCACCCGGAACGGATGAAGGGTGAATTCAAAACCCTGCCAGATCTGCTGGAGCAGTCGGTGGGCGTCCACGTGATGGAGCTCCGCGGGCGCGGCGGCTACAGCACCGCCTCCGTCCGGGGCAGCACCGCCGCCCAGGTGGCGGTCTACGTGGACGGGGTGCTCCAGAATCTGGGCAGCGAGACCGCCGTGGACCTCTCTACCATTCCTCTGGACTCCGTGGAGCGCATCGAGGTCTACCGCGGCCACGTGCCGGCCCGGTTCGGCATCTCCGGCACCGGCGCGGTGGTCGACATCATCACCAAAGAGGCGGAAGAGGCCCAACAGAGCATCACCGCCGGCGTGGGCGCCAACGGCGAGTGGAAGAGCGCCTTCCGCTACGCAGAGAGCGACGGCGACGGCTCGCTGCTGGTGGAGGGTGCCGCCGACGGCAGCGAGGGGGATTTCCGCTACCGCAACGACAACGGCACCCCCTACAACCCCGACGACGATTACAGCGCCACCAGACGGAACAACGCCTACCGCAACCGGAATCTGCTGGTCAAGTGGAGCGACGGCCCCTGGAAGACCCGCCTCGCCTGGAAGGACCGCAACCGTGAGCTCCCCCTGCCGGCGCCGGGTAACGACAAGGGGCCGAAGATCGAGGGCGCCACCCTCGACACCGAACGGATCGCCTTCGACGTGGGACGCGACATGGGCGGCGGCGACATCCGGTGGGCCTGGAATCTGCGCTATCTTAACCAGGAGAAGCGCTTCGACGACCCCAACGACACGCTGGGCATGTACAGCCAGCGGCACAACCGCTACAATACGGACCGTTTCTCCGCCGGCATCGAGGCGAGCACCCTGCTGGGGGGCAACCATCTAGTGGAGCTCTTCGCCGACCACTCCCGGGAGGAGCTGGACATCCGCGGCGACGTGGTGCAGACCCTGGGCGGCCAAAGCAGCTACACCCGGGATACCACCGCCCTGACCCTCTCGGACAGCATCTACCTCCTCCCCGACCAGAGCCTCACCGTGGTGCCCCTCCTGCGCTGGAACGACGTGGACGGCACCGGCGAGCTCTCCTGGTCGCTGGCGACGAACTGGATGTTCGCGCCCCAGTGGCGCCTCAAGGCCAGCTGGGGACGCTACTACCGGAGTCCCAATCTCTACGAGCTCTACGGCGATGGAGCTACGCTGCTGCCCAACGAGGATCTGGACTGGGAGGAGAACCACCAGTGGGATATCGGCCTCCACTGGGAGGGAACCCTGATGGGCACCACCACCCAGGCCGGGCTCACCTACTTCAACCGGCGCACCGACAACCTCATCGAATACGTGATGATCAACCCGCGGTACGGGCACTACAAGAATATCGGCGAGGCCTTCGTCCAGGGCCTGGAGCTGGAAACGGCCCTCTACGGCGACCTCTGGGACCTTACCCTCTCCTACACCTGGATGGACAGCGAGAACCGCTCCGAGGGCTACCGGGACGGCAACGTGCTGCCCCATCGACCGGAGAACAGCCTCTACGCCCGCTACTCGCGGCTTCTTTCGCCCCGGCTCCGGAGCTACCTGGAGGTAGAATACACAGGGGACAACTATTTCGACGACGCCGAGACCATCCGCTTCGAGGATCTCACCCAGGTGAACCTCGGCGCACGGTGGCAGCTGGACGGACAGACGGTCCTCACGGCGGGCGTTGACGACCTCTTCGACGAGACGGCGGACACCAGACTGCTCCCAACGGGCAGCGGCACCGACCGCCTCTCGTGGTATCCTCTTCCCGGGAGGCGCTGGCACCTCTCGGTGACCTGGAATTTCTAG